Below is a genomic region from Actinoallomurus bryophytorum.
TTCTGTCAGCGGGTCATCGATACAAGTGACGAGATGATAGAGATGGCGTCCTGGTGCGGAGTTCACCACATTGACAGTCTCCAGCCAGCTGTCAGAAATCGTCATACCGTGAATCATCTTACGTGCTAGCGTCATTACTCTCCCCCAAAGTTCTGTTTGTGGAAATGGGACTATTCAATCCAGCGGCGTGCTAGGCCGCTATGACGTTCCTCAACCTGGACGTCAAACGCCCATTTATTTACTTGGCTGTTCGCAGATCCGAAAATTTCGACTCGACTGGGAACGATCTGCTCAACCTCTAGAATTAATGCGTTTGATAAACCTTGTGCAGAAGTGGTGGGCGTTGATGTGTCCGTCGGTGACGGCATGGCTGCAGAGGCTGGCATGACACGGAAAGCCTCCGGTGGGTCGATGCTCGCTTTAGCGTCATTGGTCACCGTAACAATGAGCCGATCGCCAAGATGAACGGTTAGCTCAGTACCAGCGAAATTTTTGTCTATTACCCAAACGTCCGAACTGCTAGACGTAGGCGGAAGTGCGGCGTTGTCAAGTCTCGCCTTGATCTTTTTGGGTGGAACTCTTGCCCACTGTCGCGCCAAATCTCGACTCGCGAGTCGAAGGTTAGGTAGGTGTCTGATGGTCGAGCGATAAGACGTGCCAAGTAGCAGAGCGAGCATGTAGACGTCGTCTGGGCTCTGTGGCCTCTCCAAGCCAAGGCGGCCCAATGCGGTAAGTACTGCTCTGCGTGGCATCAGAAACCAGGACGCGAATGATTCGGCGACCTTTTCCTCATCAGTCCAGCCGGACCAGCCTTTGTCTGGAGGATCGAGATTCTCGTCAGTTGTACTTCGGTGACCAAGGCGATGATGTCCGAGCTCATGTGCCGCTGTGTGACGCTGCGCAGCGTGAGGAAGACCGTTATTCACAAGGATGCCAGGGCGAGACCTGAGCTCATTGATATATGCACCAAACTGGCGTGGCATAGGACGCCACATTAGAACTACCTCGGCGTCACCGATTGCGCTGTAAATGTCGATCGGCGGCACGGCAGTATCGACTCCAAGGTCACCATGGGCCTGGGCAGCGGCTAGGTGAGCAAGACGATTCGCCTCCCTCCAGGTTGTCATCGTCGCTGTTTCCGTCGCTCCGTGTCGGCCGAGAAGCGAAGATACTGCGCGAAGCGAACCACTTCAGCGCGATCATCGTCGGTCAAGTCGGTTACCGCCCGCGCAAGTGCGTGAACATCCTCCCCGGTATCGTCCTCGCCTAGGAGATAGCCGACCGGATGCATATACAGGCGAGAGAGCTTGCGTAGCTCAAGGCTGTCTAGCTTGCGTACGCCCCGCTCAATATCAGAAATCGCCGATCGAGGAATTCCGGTTCTATCGGCAACATACTGCTGAGAAAGGTTCAAATACTCGCGAACATTACGTAGGCGGGCACCCAGCTGCACCCACTCGGAGTCTTCGTTGCCGGTCATGCCCCTTCACCAACTCGACGCCCTTGCTCTGCTTCTTGGACGAGGTGGTGGACGATGGCGGCGAAGTCGCGGACTGATCGTAGGCACTCCGCTGTCTCTGGCGTAGTCGGCAGCTGAACGCCGCACCTTTGTTCCACACGCACGACGACCTCTACAGCCAACAGTGAATCGATGGGCAGATCCTCACCTTCAGCTGCCAAGCGGTCCCTCAACGCATCCGGCGTGATGCCCTCCTCCTCGGCGAGTAGCTCGATGATCAAGTTTTCGATGGCCTGGCGATCCATCGGGCACCTCCTTAGATCTGTCGGATTTTCCGACGACTCTTGTCCCATCATAGAACGCATCCGTGTACTCTGTCGAGACAGCGGTTGTCGGAAAACCCGACATCGACCTTGAGGAGGCGCTCAGCATGAAGCTCCGTGAGTACCAAGAGGCCGCTGGCCAGACGGACCAGCGCTCCGGCCGCGATCTCGCTGACATCGCAGTACACCTGCTTGGCATGATCGGCGAGGCTGGCTCGGTTGCAACCGAGTACAAGAAGCTGCTGCGCGACGGCGCCGCCCACGTAGCCTGGAAGGCTCGTGTCCGCGAGGAGCTGGGTGATGTTCTCTGGTACACGGCGACGCTCGCCAGCAAGCTTGATCTTGATCTCGAAGACGTTGCCCGCGCAAATCTTGAGAAGACGAGGAACCGATGGCTCAGGGCGAGCTCCGAGCCGCTGGACGACGATTTCCCGGAAGACGAGCAGCTTCCTCGTGACGGCAGATTTGAGTTCATTGCCTCGACTAACGATGCCGGCAGTCCCACAGTCCGCGTCCGTTACGGAGGTCAGTGGATCGGAGACCCGCTGACCGATGCCTCCCACGTTGACGACGGTTACCGCTTCCATGACGTTTTTCATCTCGCACACGCGGCCGCGCTCGGCTGGTCGCCGGTCACACGCAAACTTCTCGGACGGAAGCGTCGCTCGGATCCGGGCATCGATGAAGCGGAGGACGGTGGGCGCGCCATCGTTATCGAGGAGGGCGTAGCCGCGATGGTCTTCGCCTACGCGACGAGCCACGATTACCTCCGCGGCATTGCCCGCCTTGACTTCGAGCTGCTCGATGGCATCCAGAATCTAGTGGCCCCGCTGGAAGTTGGCATACGCAATGCTGCCAACTGGGAGCAGGCCATTCTCACGGGTTACGACGCTTGGCGTCAGCTACGGGATGGCAACGGTGGAACGGTGCTGCTGGACATGCGACAACAGAGTCTCACTGTCGTCCCTACGTAAGCGGGTCTCAGAGTTGGTCTCATTTATAGTCCAGGTCAAGCCGTAACCGTCGATGTGCGCCAAGATCCGGCGACGTCCCGAGACACGCTGGCGGACCTGCGCAGACGCGGACGTCGCCGGACCTCGGCTGTGATCGACGGAATGGCGTTGGGCTAACTGCTAATGCGGTTTGGGCTTACCGTCCATCCGGGGTTCAAATCCCCGAGCCTCCGCACCACCTGCACCCTCTCCGGTGAGCTAATCACTGGAGGGGGTGTTTTTGGTTTCGTGGTCTCATTCGGTCTCCCAGACGGCCGAGTCGATGAGTGCGCTGGCGTCGCGGACCGGTGGAGAGGTGGCGTGCGTGTACCGCTCGGTGGTCGGTGGGCGAGTACATGCCGCGGCCTGCCATACGATCTGATGACCTTCGAGGAGCGCGACCAGGTCGACGCCGAGCGCACCGACGCGATCCGAGAGAGACCGTGGCCAGCCTGCCCGAGGCGGCCCGGTATCCGACGCTAAGGAGCCCCCCAACTGTGAAGATCATCGACCGCGTCAAGGCGTACTTCCAAAAGAAAGAGGGACACGACCGCTCGAGCGGCGACCCGCTCGACGGAGCGGGCGACCCCGTCCCGGCGCAGGGCGACGGCGCCAGGCACGAGCAGAGCCGCGATGACAAGACGCCCGCGGTGTCCACAGTCCACAAGACGCCGGAGCCCGAACCGGCCACAGAGCCTGCCGTAGAGCCGGTCCCCGATTCGATAGCGGAGCCGGCCATAGAGCCGACAACTGACTCGGCCGTGGAGCCGGCCACCGATCCGATCGCAGAACCGGCCACGGAGCCGGCCGTGGAACTGACAACTGGCCCGGCTCCGGCTACACAGCCGGCCCCCGATCCGATCGCGGAGCCGGCCACAGGGCTGACCACGGCGCCCGGCGCGTGCCCGCGTTGCGGCGCAACCGGCGACGCGCCTTGCACAACTCCGTCCGGCAAGGCCACGAAGAACCACAAGGGGCGCGAGCAATGATCAGCGGTTCTCCGGACTCCCGGACGGATCCGCGAGTCGACACCGTACGTCTGACGCACAGACCCAGGCGGTCTCTGCCAGACACGTCGGTGGTCCTAGAACTGGTCTCATTTGTGGCCGAGATCAAATAACCGTCGTTGATATACGCCAAGGTCCGCCGACGTTTCGAGATACGCCTGCTCACCCGCGCAGACGCAGATGTCGACGGACCTTGGCGATGAACGGCGGAGGATCGTTGGGCTAGACGAGTAGTTCCGAATGCGGGCCGGTGTGCGGGCATGAAGAGAGGGCGTCCAAGATCATGTTGTGACGCAAGACCTGGACACCCTCTTGACCGCACTCTATGTGAAAATCGATGACGAGCTGGAAGGAACCCGAAGGCTGGGCAGGCCACCGGGACTGACCGACTCCGAACTCTTGTGCCTGGCCGTTGCCCAGGTGCTGCTGGGTTTGCTTCGGAAGCCCGCTGGATGCGGTTCGCTCACGCTCACCTGGCCGAAATGTTTCCTCACCTGCCAAGACGGCCCGGCTACAACAAGCGGCTGCGTGCGGCGTTACCGCTGGTCAAACAGGTGATCCAGGCGCTGGCCGCCGACACCGCCTTCTGGTTCGACAACGTCTGGATCACCGATTCGACCCCGGTCGAACGCGGTCGCTCCCGCCCCACCGTGATGCGCTCGAACCTGGCCGGCTATGGCTTCTGCCGCTCCCATTCGCGGTTCTACTGGGGCCTGCGGCTGTTCCTTGTCTGTACGCCGACCGGGATGCCGATCACCTGGGCGCTGGCCAGCCCCAAAATCGACGAACGCGACGTGCTGACCGCCATGTTCGACCGCGACCCGCACCTGACCACCGGCCGAGAAGGCCTGCCGCTCATCGCCGACAAAGGCTTCGCCTCCCGCCAGTTCGAAGCCGACCTGGCCCTACGCGGGATCACACTGCTGCGGCCCTCGTTCAAACGCGAAAAGCCCCGGCCCGGCGAACCGCTGCTCAAGTCGGTCCGACAACTGATCGAGTCGGTCAAGGACACGTTGAAAGGACAGCTCAGCCTGGAACAACACGGCGGGCGGACCTTCGAGGGCGTAGCAATCCGCGTCGCTCAGCGGATCTTGGCCATGGCCACTGCGATCTGGCACAACCACCACACCGGCGCACCCGTTACACGGTCACTGACCGCCTTCGACCACTGACCACATCGGAACTACTCGTCTAGCCGCTAATGCGGTTTGGGCCTACCGTCCATCCGGGCTTCAAATCCCTGAACCTCCGCACCACCTGGACGCTCTCCGGTTATCTGATCACTGGAGGGGGCGCTTTTGGTTAGTGGTCTCATTTCACGTCTCGTTCCGTCCCCCAGAGGGCCGATCCGTTGAGGGTGCTGGCATCGCGACCTGGGGTGAGGCGACATGTGTGCACCGTCCTCCTGTCGTCATTACGCCCGGTACCAGGGGATTGGACGCCGCATCGCCCCCCACGCATGTCATGACCCGTCGTCCTGCATTGGCACGCGATGAGCCTCAGCGATCAAGGAGCAACAACGGTCACTCGTTGGAAACTTCAACGGGCGGACCGATTTTAGTCTTTAGGTCTGTCTCCTTTGGGGACGGTCGTTCAGATCTGCTGTGGGTAGAGAGTTATTCATTCAAGACGTACACTTGCTGGAGGTACTAGTAGGAGAGGTGTCGTTTGAGAAAGTTGGCCAAGATTCTCGGCGAGGCAGACACCGTCCTAGCTTTGACAATTTCGATTATTGCCGGTGTTCTTGGTCTGACTTCTGTAACCTCGGCATCCGTGACCCAGAATGCCATACTTGTTACATTGGGAATTTTGTCGATCTCAATTCTTCGCGATCGGTGGCGTCGAAGCGATGCAATAGAGCGGACCGTTTCTGTTTTGCAGAACTTCACAAGCGCTGCAACTGAAATAGAGCAAGTTAAATCAATCCTGGAACAAGTGCAGGTAGCTCTAGCCAGTCAATCGCTCACGCACATACTCACAACCGCCGAGCAAGTGGCGAGCGAGCACACGCAAGCACGTGAAAGTAGTGGAAGATGGCTTTTCCGTGGAGGTACGGGAACGTACATCAGAGCTGTAACGCTGCCCGGCCTTATTAAGTCCGCAAGGCGGGAACGACGCCCACTTCATGTCCGCTTGGAAATCCTCGACCCTACAAACGAAGATGTTTGCGAGCGCTATGCTCGCTTTCGAAGTTCGGTTTCCCCTCTTCCTGATGGAACTGGTCAGGTCTGGACTACCCAACGGACCCAGCTCGAGTCATATGCAACACTGCTTGCGGCTTGTTGGTACCAGGCCGATTATACATTGCTAGACATTAAAGTAGGACTCGTCGGCACGATGGGCATCTTCAGATACGATCTATCGGATAGTCGGCTAGTTATCACCCAGGATGATGGGTTTGCGATGGTCGTTCCGCAGGAGGGCCTCCTCTATTCCTCGTATGAGACTGAGTTGAGAACCAGCTTCGAGCAGGCCAGGCACGTTCAGCTGGATGCCGCAAAACAGATCCGCCTAAGCAGCGAGCCTACGGTCGGCGAAGCCGTTGATTTATTTAAAGCTATCGGTGTTCCCCTGGTTG
It encodes:
- a CDS encoding nucleoside triphosphate pyrophosphohydrolase family protein, encoding MYSVETAVVGKPDIDLEEALSMKLREYQEAAGQTDQRSGRDLADIAVHLLGMIGEAGSVATEYKKLLRDGAAHVAWKARVREELGDVLWYTATLASKLDLDLEDVARANLEKTRNRWLRASSEPLDDDFPEDEQLPRDGRFEFIASTNDAGSPTVRVRYGGQWIGDPLTDASHVDDGYRFHDVFHLAHAAALGWSPVTRKLLGRKRRSDPGIDEAEDGGRAIVIEEGVAAMVFAYATSHDYLRGIARLDFELLDGIQNLVAPLEVGIRNAANWEQAILTGYDAWRQLRDGNGGTVLLDMRQQSLTVVPT
- a CDS encoding phosphopantetheine-binding protein is translated as MDRQAIENLIIELLAEEEGITPDALRDRLAAEGEDLPIDSLLAVEVVVRVEQRCGVQLPTTPETAECLRSVRDFAAIVHHLVQEAEQGRRVGEGA
- a CDS encoding helix-turn-helix domain-containing protein, whose amino-acid sequence is MTGNEDSEWVQLGARLRNVREYLNLSQQYVADRTGIPRSAISDIERGVRKLDSLELRKLSRLYMHPVGYLLGEDDTGEDVHALARAVTDLTDDDRAEVVRFAQYLRFSADTERRKQRR
- a CDS encoding ImmA/IrrE family metallo-endopeptidase codes for the protein MTTWREANRLAHLAAAQAHGDLGVDTAVPPIDIYSAIGDAEVVLMWRPMPRQFGAYINELRSRPGILVNNGLPHAAQRHTAAHELGHHRLGHRSTTDENLDPPDKGWSGWTDEEKVAESFASWFLMPRRAVLTALGRLGLERPQSPDDVYMLALLLGTSYRSTIRHLPNLRLASRDLARQWARVPPKKIKARLDNAALPPTSSSSDVWVIDKNFAGTELTVHLGDRLIVTVTNDAKASIDPPEAFRVMPASAAMPSPTDTSTPTTSAQGLSNALILEVEQIVPSRVEIFGSANSQVNKWAFDVQVEERHSGLARRWIE